Below is a window of Rattus norvegicus strain BN/NHsdMcwi chromosome 5, GRCr8, whole genome shotgun sequence DNA.
gtaGCTAGCATGCACACGGTGCTGGGGTCAACCCCTAGCACTACAAAGAGAAGCAAAAGATTCCTTCAAAACTGAAGTGACGTTAATTGTGTGTGGTGGTAAATCCCTTCAATCCCAACACGAGATATGGCGGCATCAGAATCAGGAGTTGAAGACCAGCCGGCTGTACAGTGAGTCTCAGACAAGCATGGGTTGTATGGAGCTCTTATGTAAAGAAAATGTATGCATGGTGAGTtatttaaggaaaaatatttaactATACTACTAGGATCGTTGTCTGGGAACGCTGGGGGACTGCAATTTACATTTTCAACCAGTAGGTGGCACTGTTGACTTAGTTTTGCCCATACAACCTGACAGGAAGGGCCTGATGGCCATGGGGCTCTTGTGCCTTCTGGCTTTATCTGTAGCCCCATTGCATGCAGCTGCGTGTTTACAAGGCTTGGCATTTTGCAAAGAGCCTGCAAATACAGACTCTTCACATGTCTCTTACGGCGACCTGGAGAGACAAGATAAGGAATGTCAGGAGACAACTGACTGGAGTGGCCCCTCCTTTGGTATACATACTGGTGAAGTGTACAGCCACCATCCCACCAGATCTGTAGTCAATCAAGAGGGGAAGTTGAGGATCTGTTCGTGGTTTACAAGAACTGATGGAATCGATGGTGGGTTCTGGTGCTGCAGGCAATGGGAGAGTGCAGGTTAGGAAAGTCTGTTCTGAGTGGATGGTGTTTGTTTCCCAGTGTGGGCTGCGGTAGCTGAGAGCAGGAGGGGCAGCTGGCCTCACTCCCACACCGTCTTTGGAGGGATAATAATGGGGTGCTGCTTCCCAGCCCCTTTCATCTGAGGGGTTCAAAGCACCTCACCCTTATTAACACCTGCACAGTCTGGGGGAGGGGACCGACAGAGCAATCCAGGGAAACTGAGACCAGGAGCCATACCCTAGGGTTTGTTGTGAGTCAGCTGTGGGGCCTGGAGCCCAGAAATGCCTgtctggggaggagggtgggttCTGTATTTTGAATAGCATCAGTGGCTGTGGCCACAGGTTCTGATGTTTGCCCATCAAACGCACCAGAGCAAACCACATGCAGGGACTGAAGGCATCATTTACAGCGTTACAGCTCGGCTGCACACCTTAGCACACACTCGCTGCAGCACAGAGTGCAGGCAGGGAGCGAGCTATGACTTATTTTGAGACCTTGGTGTGGCCACAATCATTTTTCCCCTTTGGTGAATATAGCTTTCCAACCAGACTCAGTGGTGCCCATCTGTAGTCCCAGTCGTTGGAGGTGGGGGTCCAGCTTTTGCTACGAAGCAAGTTCCAGGCCGGGCTGGGCTACATCAGATATGTCTCAAGtaagcatacaaacacacacatgtaatgtATGGTGGCAAAAGGAGTTGCTCTGTGTTCCTACACTGAGAAGATGAGAGAAACATTCACTACAGAAGGAAGGGACTGGCGGTGCCTAGTGGGGCTTCAGAGTTCCAACcaagccagggccacatagtgagatcctgactcaaacaaacaaaaagggacTAGTTCCAGTATGGCTACCATCTATAACCAACCATCAGGGAGCCAGAGGCGGGGAGATCTGTGGCCAGCATGGTGTACAGAGAAGTgctaagacagccagagctacacagagaaaccctgtcttgagaatccaaaaaggaaaaagtttacATGGTCTTGGGTTCCATATCCAGAACCCATGTGATGGTTccagttgtctgtaactccagttacagaggacctgacaccccttctggcctccatgggcactgcacacacatggtgcacaggtacacacaggcaagatacaaacacataaatatttttaaaagaaaagatttgtCCTCTCGAGAATATGGAGGCAAATGTGGAGGGTGTGATGCCTCTTCAAAACCATCTCGAACAGAACTGGAGATGTTTGTAATCCCAGATTTGTGAACATGTGAGGCAAAAGGATGAAATAAAGCCCAGGAGTAGATGAAACTGGGTAATGGGAGATTCCATCACAAACATACCAGTCAGGCATGGctacacacctgtaacccagcactgtggGGTTACACGCATTGGGGTGGAGAGGGCGAGGCCATGTCTActtagcaaattcaaggccagcctgggcttatgagactgtctcaaacaggCCAGAGAACAAGGATGACGACCAAAGTTCAGAACTCCAGACCTCATGTGCAGTGGTAATAAATGTCTGTGACCCCAGTGTAGTGGGGGGGGGGACATAGGGGCTGGTTGAATCTGAGCCCCAAGTCTCAATAAGGTAGTGAACCAGGCTTGGTGATTGTGCACCTTAAAACCATGTTTTACTTTcctaataaaaatagaagaaaaaaaaaagtaaaaaagaaataaaaggaccagtgagatggctcaggaggtaaggGTGCTTGCAGCGAAccctgatgtcctgagttcaattccttaGAAGACTCACTTGGTGGAAGGGAAGATCTGACTCCTGCAGTTGACTGATTCAAAGAATTGTGGACCCACACAATTTTCTGtttagaaagcagaggcaggcatttcggtgttcaaggccagcctggcgtACATTAACTAGTTCTAGACCAGACAGGGCAACACATGaggagaggcaagtggatctctgagttcaaggccagcctagtgtaGACAGGActaccagggctacacagagaaaccctgccttgaaaaactgtgtgtgggtctgtgtgtgtgtgtgtctgtgtgatataTACACGTACAGGTGCATGCAGGTatctgaagaagccagaagaaagcatcagatcccctggaactcaaGTTAAGCCACATTATGTAGGAACTCAAGTCCTCTCGCAAAAGCActaggtattctttttttttttttttaagaaattttttctttttttaaaaaagatttagggctggagagatggctcagtggttaagagtgattgctcttccagaggtcctgagttcaattcccaccaaccacatggtggctcacaaccatctgtaatgagatctgttgtgtctgaagacagctacagtgtactcgtatacattaaataaatgaatctttaaaaaaaaatttatttcatgtatatgggtacactgtatgtggctgtcttcagacacaccagaagagggcatcagatcccattacagatggttgtgagccaccatgcttgctgggaattgaacacagaacTTCTTGGAGAGCAGTTTTaacagctgctgagccatctctccagcccagcattaGCTACTCTTAACCCCTGACCTCTTTAGCCTTTGTAACTTTACAAGCATTTTGTGTGTGCGAGGTGGGGGGATGCACACACAACAATGGTGGAGATCAGAGGGCATCTTACAAAAGTGAGAGTCACAATGATGAAACTCAGGTGGTTAGGCTTGGCAGCAGCTGCCTTCCACCATTAAACCGTCTTGCAGCCCTCagaacagggtctctcattgtcCTGGGGTTCGCTGATTCTGcagactagctggccagcaagcaaGCCCCGAAgacctttcttctctctgcccaCAGCCCTGGGATGACAGATGTGCTGTGTAGGACTTTTAATGTGGATGCTGAGATCTGAATTCAGAGACTCTGGACAGAGTTGCGTTCCCAGTATCTCAAGTCCTCCAGTGTTCACATGGCTTTGTGGGTCACAAAACCAGCCAAGGAGATGGACGCTTTTCCCGTCTTCCACGTCGACCTTTGAGTCTCTAAGATCAGATGGAGATCACAGGTCAGCTTTACTCTGAGAGAGATTCGGGAAAACGAATATGTCTTCcgtcttcccaccccaccccagctcttTTCAGCAGCTCAGCACAGGAGTGTAGAGCCCTAAGCAATCCCTAAAGGTTCTCCCTGCTCACAGGTTTACGAACTCCGCTTCCCAGAGTCCAGGGTTGCTCTCTTATCTCCAGACAGACTTCAATTTCCTAGCCCTGTAAGGTGAAGATTGTGTGGAAAGGTGAGATGAATCAGCCCTGGACACCCCCAGGGTGGCATGCCGGTCTGCTGCCCCCACAGACATTCCTGGCTCCTGACTCAGTGGGTAGGTGGAGCGAGGGGGGCTCGTGGGAGGGAGGCACACTTTGCAGAAACctgccttccccaccccacacggaGCCGAGGTGGGGGGTGGTGTGGGCCCTGTGAACCAGTTGAAGATCAGCAGCAAAGAGGAAGCAGGTTAAGGAGACCTAAACGTCGTGTGAGAGCTGGAAACCCGTCCACCCCAACAGGACTCTGAGGGCTGGCTCCCCTCTGCTGAAGGAGGCCTATGGCAACTAGACGGAGAAAAGCGtattttggtttggcttggtgtttgagtttgttttgttttgtttttttgtttttttaggaaGTCCAGAGCAGGACCAATTTAGCACAACATAATACATGTTTCAAGAAACCCTAACACACAAAACAGACATATGTGTGGCTATTTTAGCCATAGTGTGTGGAAACAGGACGCCCCAGCCACCTGGGTCCTGCCTGGAGGCAGCCTGGGAACAGTTAGAAAATAGCTGTTCCAAGACCATGGGCCTGAGAGTCAGATCCTGTCCCACTGCATAAGCAGTGGTCTAACCTTGGGTGAAGTCCTTAAGGTGCTCTGAGCCCCAGTTGCTTCATGAGTGAAGCAGATACATACGATGGCATGGGTGTCACCTATACCTTCTGATCGACAGGGCCAATTTGACTTTCTTGCAGTCACAGTTGCATGGAAGGGCAGTCTTGGTGTGGGGCCACATGCCTTTCATTCCAGTACCTGGAGGGTGGGCCATTGGGACGTggagttcaaggttaccctcaGCTGCATaccaagttcaaggctatctaGGCTAATGAGACCTTGTCTAGGAAAAAGTCAGAAAAAGAAACCAGACCTGATGGctcacacttgggaggctgagtcaggagaatGATAaagtccagcctgagctacgtaGCTCAGGTCAACCTAGGCTTCAGTctgaaaccttatctcaaaaagctaaaaagcagaaaataggcatacttttttttttttttcagagctggggaccgaacccagggccttgcgcttgctaggcaagcgctctatcactgagctaaatccccaacccccattccttaaatttttattgtgtcgtgtgacatatgtgtgtgtgcgtgtttttgtttgttttgtttcttttgagtcGGGatatctctgtgtagctctggctgtcctggaacttattctgtagactaggctgtcctcctgagtgctgggattaaaggcagttTGCCACCCCATCCCCACAGGCCCTTGACTGACGCAGGGTCTCTTGATCGAATTCAGAGCTTGCTGATGTGGTCAGCTCGCTCCTGGCaagccctgcctctgccttcccatgcTCCAATCACAGGCAGGCCGCCGTGCCCACTCAGCATTCACGTGGGTTTCTGGGGCTCCAAGCTCCAACtgccaccgagccatctccctggcccttaCATTTTACTCAGTGACCATGCCTCACCAACTTGCCTCGACTGACCTCAGGTTTCCAGACACTTGGTTGACACCACAGTTCCTGGCTCAGATTTCCTGTTTTCTGGTGTTCTGGTCTGAACTCAGGGATTTGCACATGGcggacaagcgctctaccactgagctacccagCCCTAAGGCAGACTGTAAAAACCAAGAcgtaggggctagagagagggctcagaagCTAAGGTTCAGAAGACCTATGTTCaacttccagaacccacatgtgtctcacaactgtctgcaactccagttccaggggatctgatgccctcagacagacagacaggatatgcaagcaaaacaccaacgcatataaaataaaaacgaatcttaagaaaaataaaccgAGATGTAATTGATGTATCCTAAAATTTATCCCCAATGTTCAAGTCCTATGATTACCACAAAGCAATTTAACCTTCCACACTACTTAAAACTAGAACACTTCATTACCCCCAAAGACACTGTACCATTGGTGGAAATGGagattttagatatttttattttagtgtgtgtgtgtgtgtgtgtgtgtgtgtgtgtgtgtgtgtgtgtgtgtgtgtgttgcccacAGTTCCCAGAAGAtccctagagctggaattacagtgaGCCTGTGGCTATGGTACTAGGAACCAAATTCAGGACCCCTGGAATAGCAGCAAGGACTCAACTACTGAGCAAGCCAGACAGcctagactgaaaaaaaaattttttttttgagacagcgtttctGTAGATGGTCCTAGCTGTCCTGCTgagttcactctgtagaccaggctggcctagaacacacAAAGATGCACCTTAGTCTgcctcctgtgtgtgcatgcaccaaGCCCAGCTGGACTGAaagatttgtttggtttttgttttcaaaacagggtttgtttgtttgtttgtttgtttgtttgttttcatagtcctggctttcctggaaagGTGCGCATCCCTTCCTCCAGCTTGACTTTAAATATCAAACCTAGACCAGGAAAAGATgatcataatttttttcttttttctttttctttttctttttttttttttcggagctggggaccgaacccagggccttgctaggcaagcgctctaccactgagctaaatccccaaccccaatttaaaACCTTTTTAAATTGGTTTTTATTGCATGGGTGACTAATTTGCATCTGTGCTGTGTACTACCCGTGCAATATGGTAAGTGAAGGGCATCACatccccctgggactggagttgcagacagaagtgggctaccatgtgggtgctgggaaccgaacagccagtgctcttaactgccaagccgtCTCTCTACCCCACAATTTTTTTTAACCACGTCACAGACAAAAAAGGTCTGAGACCACTTTGGTACAAATACAGCCTTAACCAGCTACGATCTGGTGCTTATTAATAAACAACGGGCTTCATTACCCAGGGCATCTCTTGATTACCCTTAAGCCCAGCACAGTACCTTAGGACAGCTCCCATCCACTCATACGTGGTCTGGAGCCAACACACAGAAGGCAGACGCTGAGAGACGCAGAAGGAGTTCCTTTCCCAGGACCTACCCCATTAAGAGAAAGTCACCGGACCAGTCTAGTGGAAAGAAACCGGGTCACCTCCTAAGCTGCGGGGAGTTGCCTGCCCTAGTCCAGATTCTGTGTGGCTTTGGAACCTTGAAATTCAACACATCACCAGGAAATGAGAAAACTACCCCGAATGCTCCAAAGAGGCCCAGCAACTTCCCTGAAGAGTTAGGGGAGATTACCATAGGTGTGGCCAAACGTGAAGAATCCAGTAAATTTGGGCTGAGTTCCTATCCTTCCAGAAAGAGTTCTCTTGCTGTCAAGCTAGAGAGCCTTCTTAGGTGACCCAGTGAGTACGCAGGTCAACTTTAGCAGTGACTTCTTGCTTATTCTGTCTCGGGTTCAGAAATACTAGATAAATCCCAGATGGACTGACGCTGGTTGGAATTAATCAGAAACATTTTGGAGGGTGTACCCCCAGCTCCCACACCGTTTTCTGCGCTTGGACCTTAGATAATCTGAGCCACACCCTGGCTCACGGGAAGGATCCGTCCTGCCTCAGAGTGCTCCGGGTAAGGGAATCCGCCACCATGCCCTGCCTAGGAAGCAACTTATTCAAAGGACGACCCAAAAGTTAAGAGCCTCCGGTAAGGTAGCCGAAGCCTTGCACCTAAGCAGAGCCCCGCTTTTTCACTTTCTCTAACTGTTAAGTCTTAGGGGtacagaagggaaactgaggccctggGAGGTGCTATGGTTTTTCTGGGCTGCAAAGCAAGTCAGGGACATAACCAAGCCTTTTGGCGACCGGCGCTGCTCTGCCTCCGAAGCTCCGGAGGAGGAGCGTCTTGGCCTCTTCCCAATCGATTTCAGCCGCGGGCCTGGTCTAGACACCGCCAGGTGAGTCGGTGACTCAGAGGGCGGAGACTAAGTTTTGCGCGCGGCCCCTCCCTGTCCCGCTGCTCCCGGGGGTGGGGGACGAGCTCCCGGGTCGGGCGGGTGGCAACTTGTCTGAGTGAAACCGGGAAGACGCCGCCCCGCTGCGCTCCACGGGCGACCGGGACGCAGCTACGTCTTTTCCTGAAAGCCGGGCTGGAGGGGCCGGAGGATTCTCCTTTCGCTCTCCCATTGGCCAACCGGGTTCCAGGGGCGGGGCTCTGTGGAGAGTGCGTCCTGATTGGGCCATGGAGGCGGCGGCGGGCTGCGGCGGGCTGGTGCGTGTTGCTGCCTGCCGGGAGAGCGGGCCGTGGGCTGCTCAGCCGGACTCCCCGCGGGCCTTCCCACCCAGCTCGCTCCGGCTCCTCGCCAGCGGGTTTCTTTTTTGTCTGGGCATTGGGGAGCTTTCCCTTATTagatctgttttgttttatggagGCACTACGCCCCTGCCTCGGATGCACCCCTCGGCTCAAATCTGAGCACACTTGATGTGCCGGGTTTCAGCTTTTCAATGTGAGGTCCTCAGTGCCAGCGCGTCTCTAAGGCCACTTGTGCTCAAACTTCACTGACTTCGCGGCTCCCGCCGCATCTGAACTTCCCCATCCACAGCACCCACTCTGCTCTGACCTGCTGGAGCTTAAGCGCTGCGGGGACTTCCTGATGGCTTCTCACCTCAAGTCACCCTACCCAAAAATTTCCAGGTCACCACCGACACCGACCCAAAGGCTCGTCTCACTTCCAGGTCACCCAGACAGCCCCAAGGGACAGCCCTAGCTCAGAGtttcagagtccagttctccaaCTCATTGCCAATTCTACTCGCAGCCCATAAACAATAACTGAAGAAGACCGAGTGTCACAGGGCAACTTTATTGAGTGGTAACATGGTCACACCCAGTAAACGTGTTCCCTCTCATTCACGCAcgcacactcgcacacactcacacacacacacccagccctTGCCACAGTCCAGTTCTCAGCCACAGGGGTGGGGAGCCTCGACTCCTAGGATCCAGAAGCAACAGGTGCCCGAGGAAGGCACAGAGGGAGGACACAGGCTCAGGAGTGGTGGTAGGAAGTGGAGGTGCAGAGAGCAGGGGGTGGCCAGGGTTGGGAACACCCACCACACAGCTGCACGAAGAGTGAGATTCCCCAGCCCTGGTGGCCTCAGCTTGGCTGCACCCCATCCAAGGAGCCTTCCAAGTGTGGCAAAACATTCAGGGTTTGGGAGGGGCAGAGTCCTACTCCGTTTAAGTCCTCTCTGCAGGCTGGGGACTGGAGGGCAAGGCGGGACAGGGAGGATGTAGGCTGCTTCAGCTCTGGGGCTCCTCTGGAGCCTCGCCACCCTCTTCCCCAGCATTGTCGGCTGTCCACAGCGTCAGGTTGTCTCTCAGCAGCTGCATGATGAGGGTGCTGTCCTTGTAGGAGTCCTCACTGAGGGTGTGCAGATCGGCCATGGCCTCGTCGAAGGTGGTCTTGGCAAGTGAGATGGCCTCCTCGGGGCTGTTGGCTATCTCGTAGTGGAAGACGGAAAAGTTCAGGGCCAGGCCCAGGCGTATGGGGTTGGTGGGCGGCATCTCCTTCTTGCTGATGTCCATGGCCTCCTGGTAGGCTGACCGGGCAGAATCGATGATGCGCTTCTTGTCATCACCAGTGGCCACCTCAGCTAGGTAGCGGTAGTAGTCACCCTTCATCTTCAGGTAGAAGACGCGGCTCTcagcctctccagcccctttgatGAGGTGGGAGTCCAGCAAGCCTAGCACGGTGTCGCACACACCTCTGAGCTCGGTCTCTACCTTCTCCCGGTACTCTTTCACCTCGGGGCCCTTCTCTTCAGACCCCTCCTCGTTGCTCTTCTGCTCGATGCTGGACAGGACTCTCCAGGCCGCTCTCTGGCCGCCCACCACGTTCTTGTAGGCCACGGAGAGCAGGTTCCGCTCCTCGCAGGAGAGCTCCTCACCCTTTTCCACGGCACTCTTCATGAAAGCTGCCATGTCTTCGTAGCGTTCGGCCTGTTCGGCCAACTTGGCCTTCTGGATCAGACTGGCTCTCTCCATGACTCCGAGGATGGACAGACAGGCGGACGAACTGGCTGCCTTGAGACCAATGCTGGATTCTGCGGCTCCCTTGCTCTGGGCCGGCCTTTTGGCTGGGGTGGTGTGGCCCTGAGCAGGGTTGGGCGTGGCCTGGGCGGGCCTgggtcctgcctcctcctcttctctccacacCCTTTCCGGCTCTACCTTAAAGGTAAAAGGGCTGGGATGGGAGGGGTGGGATGAGTCATCAGGACAGTCAGCAGGAGAAACCTGGCCACGGGTCCCACCTGAACAGGCACCTTTCGGCTCCAGACTGCCCCCTGCTGCTCAGAGCTGCATTGCAGGAGCGTTTTGGATTACCAAATCAGATTGTCTTTCAGGGTGCTCTTTCCAGGCAAGAATGGCTTCAGTCACTGGGTTGCTTTGGCCCAGGCGGAGCCCAGTGAGCGGGTACAGAGGGCGGGATAGTTCAGGCGAGAACTCATGTATGGTAGGGCTGTACAGTTTCCCAAAAACTTGAGCATGCATGATCTGAggcaaccccacccccaccccctcaaatTGGCTCTGTAGGACTGTAGAAGTGAACTATCAAGTCTCGAGGGGTGAACCAGCTTGAGGTCACAAGCTGCCAGCTCCCttaaacccctccccctccttgcgCCCTCTTTCTTTTGGCTCTTCTTGGGAGCCATTAGCTGGAAGTGAGAGCTGGACTACTTTCTGAGTCAGCCTGAAGATAGCGCTGTCCCTTGGTCCCTGTTGTCCCTCAAGATGCCCTATGAACACCCGGAATGCACAGGTGGCATTTCAGGGTGCCACTTAATGAAGTGTTTAACGAGCGGCCTCTGACGCTCCGGCCCAGCCTTTGTAATTAGTCACCCAATACGTTTGTTGGACACCTTCCCCCTTACAGCACAATTTTCCCTTTCAAGTTGGTGGCCTGTTGACACTTGTCAGAGATTTTACTCTCTGGTTCTCCACATCAAGTCACCTGTCCCTTCCAAGCTGCCTGTCGTCATGTGTCGGCAGGGCTCCCAGAGGGCGGGGGCCTAGCTCTTTGACTGTCCCACTCCCCTGCCTGACTCAGATTACCTGTGTCAGAGGCTGGGAAGCAGGCCACTTGGGTGCTCAGTCCAGTTTGGTCCCCCAGGGGGGACGCTATCAACCTGGGGAGGAAGACAGGGCTGGAAGAACGGAGCCAGTAATGACACATACCATTTTGTTTTATGGAGCAGTGAGTGATTCCAGCTCAGTGAGATCCCCCACTTGGCTCCCAGAGGTTCTCCAGTCCCTTCCTGACCCTGCCTCTGACCCCTGAGAGAAACCTCCTCAGAGATGGATCTCACTTACTTGGTTCCCAGCCTTCCATACCTGCTTGGTTGGGCCCTATTTTCAAGCCCTATTAAAAGAATGGGCATTGAGGGTAAAGTTCCTGCTTATGTCTAACCCCCCTGCCACCCCCCCCACACCCAAAGTTTAGATGGGAGTCCAGGGTCTCTTCTAAAGAACTTTCTCCCTGGGACCCAGGCAGTTGAATCCTTGAACCAGGCCTATTGCACAACCGTGACGGTCTCCTCCCAGCTTCTGAATGCTCACCTGGCCTCCGGGAGGGATGTAGGCCAGAACTCTGAAGACAGGCTGGGGAATGTGTTTGTGTCACAGAATAAGGGACTCGAGAGACTTCAGGGTTCTGGCTAATTTTATGGGTTTTCCCAGGAAGCGGATGGGATTTCCATCCTGAGAGCTTGAGGGCTTTGCTTAACTCACAGCAGAGACACAGAGCTATACTAAACATCAAGTTAGGGAAGGGCTTGGTGGTGCCCAGTAGAGTCTTAGCATTTAAGCTCACACAGGACACACTCCAGTTGGTGACTGGCTCTGCTATAAGGGAGTCATGCTGCCCCAGCCCTGGGAGAAGAGGCTAGGAGTGTATCTTGGTCAGTAGAGTTCTTGCCCAGCGTGTGTGGA
It encodes the following:
- the Sfn gene encoding 14-3-3 protein sigma; the encoded protein is MERASLIQKAKLAEQAERYEDMAAFMKSAVEKGEELSCEERNLLSVAYKNVVGGQRAAWRVLSSIEQKSNEEGSEEKGPEVKEYREKVETELRGVCDTVLGLLDSHLIKGAGEAESRVFYLKMKGDYYRYLAEVATGDDKKRIIDSARSAYQEAMDISKKEMPPTNPIRLGLALNFSVFHYEIANSPEEAISLAKTTFDEAMADLHTLSEDSYKDSTLIMQLLRDNLTLWTADNAGEEGGEAPEEPQS